Proteins from a genomic interval of Meiothermus sp.:
- a CDS encoding DUF1175 family protein, which yields MKHRASRQWVGLLGLILTVGLAAPSSNLADLDQDGYPDVAEFHSAAQREAFLEWFAAIAEAQFTAPSPAWPPQEQDCAGLLRFAFFEALKPKTAAWFQKFPYLPRVAAPPLSAYPLPQIGRAVFRIEPGAYRPDDVQAGRLVPWASAMYLMRYSSVFLGRTPDKARRGDLLFFVRPLARGSAYHSMVYLGNNLVVYHTGYAPSEGGEVRMVSLETLNKHPQKYWHPRPDNPHFLGFYRWKIVSY from the coding sequence ATGAAACACCGGGCCAGCAGGCAGTGGGTGGGGCTACTAGGGTTGATTCTGACGGTAGGTCTGGCCGCGCCGTCGTCTAACCTTGCCGACCTCGACCAGGACGGCTACCCCGACGTTGCCGAGTTCCACAGTGCCGCCCAGCGCGAGGCGTTTTTGGAGTGGTTTGCGGCCATTGCCGAGGCCCAGTTCACCGCCCCCTCGCCCGCCTGGCCCCCCCAGGAGCAGGACTGCGCCGGCCTGCTGCGCTTTGCCTTTTTTGAGGCCCTGAAGCCCAAAACGGCAGCCTGGTTCCAGAAATTTCCCTACCTGCCCAGGGTAGCAGCCCCGCCCCTGAGCGCCTATCCCCTGCCCCAGATTGGCCGCGCGGTCTTCCGCATCGAGCCGGGGGCCTACCGCCCGGACGATGTGCAGGCTGGCCGCCTGGTACCCTGGGCCAGCGCCATGTATCTGATGCGGTACTCGAGCGTCTTCCTGGGCCGCACCCCCGACAAAGCCCGGCGCGGCGACCTCTTGTTTTTCGTGCGCCCTTTGGCCCGGGGCTCGGCCTATCACAGCATGGTGTACCTGGGAAATAACCTGGTGGTCTACCACACCGGCTACGCCCCCTCCGAAGGGGGCGAGGTGCGCATGGTGAGCCTGGAAACCCTGAACAAGCACCCCCAGAAATACTGGCACCCCCGGCCCGACAACCCCCACTTTTTGGGCTTTTACCGCTGGAAAATTGTGAGTTATTAG
- a CDS encoding lysoplasmalogenase yields the protein MNDWSWGVLGLGGLSLVGLLWAEWQNRRAARALFKSLCSLGFLLFALSLGVEGWFAQLVLVGLLLSAVGDVLLLFGSSRAFLAGLGAFLLAHLAYLGAFAQVGTPSLGGLLLVLAMGYGWLRWLWPHLGGWKAPVLAYGVVISLMLWAGLGTAQSEIWLGALLFYLSDLFVARQRFVVQQPLNPLLGLPLYYAAQYLLAWAAR from the coding sequence ATGAACGACTGGAGTTGGGGGGTGCTTGGGCTGGGGGGACTCAGCCTAGTGGGGCTGCTGTGGGCAGAGTGGCAGAACCGGCGCGCGGCTCGAGCCCTCTTCAAATCCCTGTGCTCGCTGGGCTTCCTGCTCTTCGCCCTTAGCCTGGGCGTGGAAGGCTGGTTCGCACAGCTTGTGCTGGTGGGGTTGCTGCTTTCGGCGGTGGGGGATGTGCTTTTGCTCTTTGGCTCGAGCCGGGCTTTTCTGGCCGGTCTGGGGGCCTTTCTGCTGGCCCACCTGGCCTACCTGGGGGCTTTCGCGCAGGTAGGCACGCCCTCCTTGGGGGGTTTGCTGCTGGTGCTGGCGATGGGGTATGGCTGGCTGCGCTGGCTATGGCCCCATCTGGGAGGCTGGAAGGCCCCGGTGCTGGCCTACGGGGTGGTCATCAGCCTGATGCTCTGGGCTGGGCTGGGCACTGCCCAGAGCGAGATCTGGCTGGGGGCGCTGCTCTTCTACCTTTCCGACCTGTTCGTGGCCCGCCAGCGCTTCGTGGTGCAGCAGCCGCTGAACCCGTTGCTGGGCCTGCCGCTTTACTACGCAGCCCAGTACCTGCTGGCCTGGGCCGCACGGTAG
- a CDS encoding alpha-2-macroglobulin, with amino-acid sequence MKRFGRAGFGIFGLFLLSLIPGSAQRPEPQLYGGGTYSPTQPVRLEYYLPGGGHSQIRILRIRNPEKVVELGGPRDFQRTGELDLSPVRTVPVFRTQNRPYGEVSLGRLPEGLYLAQIGAPRPTSATLILVTNLGLVVKSEPQRILAYTASLDSGQPRTAQIFVSKDRRIVQQGRAEGGLALLQSNLPDTENLFVAARSGSSWAFSSAYWQRWNLEKNRLYLVTDRPVYRPGHTVFFKGTARSASGLRPITNQPVEVVVRDFDDNEVFSGRFSTDAYGSFSGQFRLGLDVRLGGYTVVARLQGEEHTGEFEVQEFVKPEYRVEVAPEKPVAVQGEKARFVVKGEYLFGGPVAGGKVSYALIQRPYYRFAYVSSFGFYENFDYEDTYEGRIIERGEGRLNAQGELVVEVPLKPLGEDYRLTLEVGVTDEAGREISGTGFLTAYRAGVVLNVRTDRYAYQTQDILTVTVQAEDLEGNPVALPFTLSANRAYWARGRGEQQERTARLQGRTDARGQATLQLRLPRQGSYALVVEARDSAGRATQAQEGVWVSDGSYWFWDYKSLKITPDKPQYRVGETARFVVQSPVADGWALVNLEGPGLRKPEIVRFRGSTFTYELKLTPEMAPNGYLAVTVLGGGEYYSEVAGFLLPPAEKFLNVAVASNKTTYKPGETAIYRLKVTDASGHPVKSQVTLGLVDEAIYLVRPEKAPDIRAFFWGLKSNVVGTQTAGGFYFGNVAPAPAVAGRAPMDKAVFGQSKESLAAPKVREDFRDTILWLPAVETDEQGEATVEARFPDNLTQWRLTARAISLADTVGQATQTVTTTLPVIARLSTPRFLVRGDEATLRVIGQNNLGQSQTGQLRLEATGLSLFTPPTTPAQLPAGGRAAAGYLVRAPQSGTATLEAAALTPAASDALRTRLPIFPKGLKQELGWAGQSGDRWAFSLPPATDPGQTRGRLYLTPSLAAAVTPALAYLAGYPYGCSEQTMSRFLPSVLARQAGPLAQLPEELVQNLDDFVAVGLKRLYDFQHDDGGWGFWQHDDSSLYISSYVLTGLLQAQEAGYRVRPEVLERGVAYLLKTLNRPDAPTYAADAVAYAAYAFALAGPAYMPRERSSIGTDFVRAPGGLQRSNQPQLTRTAYQQTPPLDFSYLQDYLKRPDLTPYGHALIVLAYHHNGNRTLAEQALEGLLAKITERERTAYWEVRAPRWAWNDDRIEATARGLEALAKLRPNHPAVPKVVNWLMQERRGARWVSTKDTAAVVIAALALAKATDEQPGEQEVQVRVNGQTQTLKVPARGAELALEGLKVGENEVQVISNNRLYTSGSVSYFEEKEYLRPESRGLRVARTYQRLTPRYDAKAERFVYEQSPLTGPVKAGELVLVTLTVRPEQGALRYVVVEEPTPAGLVVVENDDSFRIAGVRSRFGDDYYGWNYWFDGREIRDRQVEFFFSYLSGPVTFTYVLRAETPGRFTALPTLAWMMYEPEVRGVGTVQTLQVRE; translated from the coding sequence ATGAAGCGTTTTGGGCGAGCAGGGTTCGGCATATTTGGGTTGTTTTTGTTGAGTCTGATACCAGGGTCGGCCCAGCGCCCGGAACCCCAGTTGTACGGCGGCGGAACCTACAGCCCCACCCAGCCGGTGCGGCTGGAGTACTATCTGCCGGGGGGTGGCCACAGCCAGATCCGTATCCTGCGGATTCGCAACCCCGAGAAAGTGGTGGAACTGGGCGGCCCGCGCGACTTTCAGCGCACCGGCGAGCTGGATCTGTCGCCGGTGCGTACCGTGCCGGTCTTTCGCACCCAGAATAGGCCCTACGGCGAGGTGAGCCTGGGGCGGCTACCCGAGGGCCTGTACCTGGCCCAGATTGGCGCCCCCCGCCCTACCTCGGCCACGCTGATCCTGGTGACCAACCTGGGGCTGGTGGTCAAGTCGGAGCCGCAACGAATCCTGGCCTATACCGCCAGCCTGGATAGCGGACAGCCGCGCACCGCCCAGATTTTTGTCTCCAAGGACCGGCGCATCGTGCAGCAGGGGCGGGCCGAGGGCGGGCTGGCCCTGCTCCAGAGCAACCTACCGGATACCGAAAATCTGTTTGTGGCGGCCCGCTCGGGCAGCTCCTGGGCCTTTAGCAGCGCCTACTGGCAGCGCTGGAACCTGGAAAAGAACCGGCTTTATCTGGTCACCGACCGCCCGGTCTACCGCCCCGGCCACACGGTGTTTTTCAAGGGTACCGCCCGCAGCGCCAGCGGCCTGCGCCCCATCACCAATCAGCCGGTGGAGGTGGTGGTGCGCGACTTCGACGACAACGAGGTGTTCTCGGGCCGCTTCAGCACCGACGCCTACGGCAGCTTTTCCGGGCAGTTTCGCCTGGGGCTGGACGTGCGGCTGGGCGGGTATACGGTGGTGGCCCGTCTACAGGGCGAGGAGCACACCGGCGAGTTCGAGGTGCAGGAGTTCGTCAAGCCCGAGTACCGCGTGGAGGTGGCCCCCGAGAAACCCGTAGCGGTGCAGGGGGAGAAGGCCCGCTTTGTGGTGAAAGGCGAGTACCTGTTTGGCGGGCCGGTGGCGGGCGGCAAGGTCAGCTACGCCCTCATCCAGCGGCCCTACTACCGCTTTGCCTACGTCTCGAGCTTCGGTTTCTACGAGAATTTCGACTACGAAGACACCTACGAGGGCCGGATCATCGAGCGGGGCGAAGGGCGGCTCAATGCCCAGGGGGAGCTGGTAGTGGAGGTGCCCTTGAAGCCCCTGGGGGAAGACTACCGGCTGACCCTCGAGGTCGGTGTCACCGACGAGGCCGGGCGGGAGATCAGCGGAACCGGGTTTCTCACCGCCTACCGGGCCGGCGTGGTGCTCAACGTCCGCACCGACCGCTACGCCTACCAGACCCAGGACATCCTGACCGTCACCGTGCAGGCCGAGGACCTCGAGGGCAACCCGGTCGCGCTGCCCTTCACCCTGAGCGCCAACCGCGCCTACTGGGCGCGGGGCCGGGGCGAACAGCAGGAACGCACCGCCCGCCTCCAGGGGCGCACCGACGCCAGGGGCCAGGCCACGCTACAGCTCAGGCTGCCCAGGCAGGGCTCGTATGCCCTGGTGGTGGAGGCCCGCGACAGCGCCGGGCGGGCCACCCAGGCCCAGGAGGGGGTCTGGGTCTCGGACGGTTCGTACTGGTTCTGGGACTATAAAAGCCTGAAGATTACCCCCGACAAGCCCCAGTACAGGGTGGGCGAGACCGCCCGCTTCGTGGTGCAGTCGCCGGTGGCCGACGGCTGGGCCCTGGTGAACCTGGAAGGCCCGGGCCTCCGCAAGCCCGAAATAGTGCGCTTCCGGGGCTCTACCTTCACCTACGAGCTAAAGCTCACCCCGGAGATGGCCCCCAACGGCTACCTCGCGGTCACGGTGCTGGGGGGTGGCGAGTACTACAGCGAGGTAGCGGGCTTTTTGCTGCCACCAGCGGAGAAATTCCTGAACGTGGCGGTGGCCTCCAACAAAACCACCTACAAGCCGGGCGAGACCGCCATCTACCGGCTCAAAGTGACCGACGCCAGCGGGCATCCGGTGAAAAGCCAGGTCACGCTGGGCCTGGTGGACGAGGCCATCTACCTGGTACGGCCCGAGAAAGCCCCGGACATCCGGGCCTTCTTCTGGGGCCTGAAGTCCAACGTGGTGGGCACCCAGACCGCCGGAGGCTTCTACTTTGGCAACGTGGCCCCAGCACCTGCTGTAGCAGGCCGGGCCCCGATGGACAAGGCCGTCTTTGGGCAATCCAAGGAATCGCTGGCGGCGCCCAAAGTGCGGGAGGACTTCCGCGATACCATCCTCTGGCTGCCCGCGGTGGAGACCGACGAACAGGGCGAGGCCACGGTAGAGGCCCGCTTCCCCGACAACCTGACCCAGTGGCGCCTGACCGCCCGGGCCATCTCGCTTGCAGATACCGTTGGGCAGGCCACCCAGACCGTAACCACCACCCTGCCGGTAATCGCCCGGCTGAGCACCCCGCGCTTCTTGGTTCGGGGGGACGAGGCTACCTTGCGGGTGATCGGGCAGAACAACCTGGGCCAGAGCCAGACCGGCCAGCTACGGCTCGAGGCCACCGGGCTCAGCCTGTTCACCCCCCCTACCACACCGGCCCAGCTACCCGCAGGGGGCCGGGCCGCCGCCGGCTACCTGGTGCGAGCCCCGCAAAGCGGCACCGCTACCCTGGAAGCTGCGGCCCTCACCCCGGCCGCCTCCGATGCCCTGCGCACCCGGCTGCCCATCTTCCCAAAGGGCCTCAAGCAGGAGCTGGGCTGGGCCGGGCAGTCGGGGGATCGCTGGGCGTTTAGTCTGCCCCCCGCCACCGACCCCGGCCAGACGCGGGGCCGGCTCTACCTCACCCCCTCGCTGGCCGCCGCCGTGACCCCGGCGCTGGCCTACCTGGCCGGCTACCCCTACGGCTGTTCCGAGCAGACCATGAGCCGCTTTTTGCCCAGTGTGCTGGCCCGGCAAGCCGGCCCCCTGGCCCAGCTCCCCGAGGAGCTCGTGCAAAATCTGGACGACTTTGTGGCGGTGGGCCTCAAGCGGCTCTACGACTTCCAGCACGACGACGGCGGCTGGGGCTTCTGGCAGCACGACGACTCCTCGCTCTACATCTCGTCCTATGTGCTGACCGGGCTCTTGCAGGCCCAGGAGGCCGGTTACCGGGTGCGGCCGGAGGTGCTCGAGCGGGGCGTCGCCTACCTGCTCAAAACCCTGAACCGCCCCGACGCCCCCACCTATGCCGCCGACGCCGTGGCCTACGCCGCCTATGCCTTCGCCCTGGCCGGGCCCGCGTATATGCCCAGGGAACGTTCCTCCATCGGTACAGACTTCGTTCGTGCGCCTGGTGGCTTGCAGCGCTCCAATCAGCCGCAACTGACCCGAACCGCCTATCAACAAACCCCGCCGCTGGACTTTAGCTACCTGCAAGACTACCTGAAAAGGCCCGACCTCACCCCCTACGGCCATGCGCTCATCGTGCTGGCCTACCACCACAACGGCAACCGAACCCTGGCCGAGCAGGCCCTCGAGGGTCTCCTGGCTAAAATAACCGAACGCGAACGCACCGCCTACTGGGAGGTGCGGGCCCCGCGCTGGGCCTGGAACGACGACCGCATCGAGGCCACCGCTCGAGGCCTGGAAGCCCTGGCCAAGTTGCGCCCCAACCACCCTGCCGTCCCCAAGGTTGTGAACTGGCTGATGCAGGAGCGCCGGGGGGCCCGCTGGGTCTCCACCAAGGACACCGCCGCAGTGGTGATCGCTGCGCTGGCCCTTGCGAAGGCGACCGACGAACAGCCCGGCGAACAGGAGGTGCAGGTTCGGGTCAACGGACAGACGCAAACCCTGAAGGTTCCGGCCCGAGGGGCCGAACTCGCCCTGGAAGGCCTGAAGGTGGGCGAGAACGAAGTACAGGTCATCAGTAACAACCGCCTGTATACCAGCGGCAGCGTGAGCTATTTCGAGGAGAAGGAGTATCTGCGTCCGGAGTCCCGCGGCCTGCGGGTGGCCCGTACCTACCAGAGGCTCACCCCCCGCTACGACGCCAAAGCCGAACGTTTTGTCTACGAACAGAGCCCCCTGACCGGCCCGGTCAAGGCCGGGGAGCTGGTGCTGGTAACCCTCACCGTGCGCCCCGAGCAGGGCGCGCTGAGGTATGTGGTGGTGGAGGAACCCACCCCGGCGGGCCTGGTGGTGGTGGAAAACGACGACTCCTTCCGCATTGCCGGGGTGCGCTCGCGTTTCGGCGACGACTACTACGGCTGGAACTACTGGTTCGACGGGCGGGAGATCCGCGACCGGCAGGTGGAGTTCTTCTTCAGCTACCTGAGCGGCCCCGTCACCTTCACCTACGTGCTGCGGGCCGAGACCCCTGGCCGCTTCACCGCGCTGCCTACCCTGGCCTGGATGATGTACGAGCCGGAGGTGCGCGGGGTGGGAACGGTGCAGACGCTACAGGTGAGGGAGTGA
- the trmB gene encoding tRNA (guanosine(46)-N7)-methyltransferase TrmB translates to MLIRLGETELPLPEAPQILEVGFGDGRFTAQIAQLYPEWKILGVEVSAGSVARALKRFRREGLTNIRVYHGTAGFALRNLVAPHSLRRVYVNFPDPWPKSKHQENRLLQQHFFRRLSTRLAEGGELLLTTDHEEYWRFAQAEGRASGLFDVQTPPPPAHHLTTKYALKWKEQGRQFYHAVFRKIAEDSTPWLPLPRYPMPHALLSGTLPEIKSFEKTVVRFEGGTAVLLEATRTLDPQGGYYFHTHLEEEDLIQDVLLEARPSAHGLYVGIGRFGAPLSTVGVKAAVEWLVGWLEGQGLQVMQRSY, encoded by the coding sequence AAGCACCGCAGATACTCGAGGTCGGCTTTGGCGACGGGCGATTTACCGCTCAGATCGCCCAGCTATACCCCGAGTGGAAGATCCTGGGGGTGGAAGTTTCGGCGGGTTCGGTAGCCAGAGCCCTGAAGCGCTTTCGGCGCGAGGGTCTGACCAACATACGGGTTTACCACGGCACAGCCGGTTTCGCCCTGCGCAACCTGGTCGCGCCACACAGCCTGAGAAGGGTCTATGTGAACTTCCCCGACCCCTGGCCCAAGTCCAAGCACCAGGAGAATCGCCTGTTACAGCAACACTTCTTTCGCCGTCTTTCAACCCGGCTGGCCGAGGGCGGCGAGTTACTGCTCACCACCGATCACGAGGAATACTGGAGGTTCGCCCAGGCCGAGGGCAGGGCCAGTGGACTATTCGATGTCCAGACCCCACCACCCCCTGCACATCACCTCACCACTAAGTATGCGCTCAAGTGGAAGGAACAAGGGCGTCAGTTTTATCATGCGGTGTTTCGCAAAATCGCCGAGGATTCCACCCCCTGGCTTCCCCTTCCGAGGTATCCCATGCCCCATGCCTTGCTATCTGGTACACTGCCCGAAATTAAGAGCTTCGAGAAAACTGTGGTTCGTTTTGAGGGCGGCACAGCGGTGTTGCTCGAGGCCACCCGTACTTTGGATCCCCAAGGCGGCTACTATTTCCACACTCACCTCGAGGAAGAAGACCTGATTCAAGATGTGCTCCTGGAGGCCCGCCCCAGCGCCCACGGCCTGTATGTGGGCATAGGCCGTTTTGGCGCGCCACTTAGCACAGTCGGCGTTAAAGCGGCGGTGGAATGGCTGGTAGGCTGGCTCGAGGGCCAGGGGCTTCAGGTGATGCAGCGCTCGTACTAA